The Urocitellus parryii isolate mUroPar1 chromosome 6, mUroPar1.hap1, whole genome shotgun sequence genome includes a window with the following:
- the LOC144255340 gene encoding olfactory receptor 4F15-like — translation MDGANHSMVSEFVFLGLSNSWEIQLLLFLFSSVFYLASLTGNLLILFSVTFDSNLHSPMYFLLANLSFLDLGVCSIAAPKMIYDLFRKHKAISFGGCIAQIFFIHAIGGTEMVLLIAMAFDRYVAICKPLHYLTIMSPRMCIIILVVAWILGLIHSVAQLAFVVDLPFCGPNVLDSFYCDLPQLIRLACTKTDRLEFLVTANSGLISVGSFFILIISYIFILVTVRKHSSGGLSKALSTLSAHVTVVVLFFGPLIFFYTWPFPSSHLDKFLAIFDAVLTPFLNPVIYTYRNKEMKAAMRKLFYQLLGYRKMS, via the coding sequence ATGGATGGAGCCAACCACTCTATGGTGTCTGAGTTTGTGTTCCTGGGACTTTCCAACTCGTGGGAGATCCAACTtctacttttcctcttttcttctgtgttctaCTTGGCAAGTCTTACAGGAAACCTCCTCATTTTGTTCTCTGTGACTTTTGACTCGAACCTACACTCCCCCATGTACTTTCTGCTGGCCAATCTCTCATTTCTTGACCTGGGAGTTTGTTCCATTGCAGCCCCCAAAATGATTTATGACCTTTTTAGAAAACACAAAGCAATCTCTTTTGGGGGTTGCATAGCTCAGATCTTCTTTATTCATGCTATTGGGGGCACAGAAATGGTGCTGCTCATAGCCATGGCCTTTGACAGATATGTGGCCATATGTAAGCCTCTGCACTACCTGACCATCATGAGCCCACGGATGTGCATTATCATTTTGGTTGTTGCCTGGATCCTTGGCCTCATCCACTCAGTGGCCCAGTTGGCTTTTGTTGTAGACTTGCCTTTCTGTGGCCCAAATGTACTGGACAGCTTCTACTGTGACCTCCCTCAGCTCATTAGACTTGCTTGCACAAAGACAGATAGACTGGAGTTCTTGGTCACAGCCAACAGTGGACTCATCTCTGTGGGGTCCTTCTTCATACTGATCATTTCTTACATCTTCATTCTGGTTACTGTTCGAAAACACTCCTCAGGTGGTTTATCCAAGGCCCTCTCCACTTTATCAGCTCATGTCACTGTGGTAGTTTTATTCTTTGGGCCATTGATCTTCTTCTACACCTGGCCTTTCCCTTCATCACACTTGGACAAATTTCTTGCTATCTTTGATGCAGTTCTCACTCCTTTTCTGAATCCAGTGATCTATACATATAGGAACAAGGAGATGAAGGCAGCAATGAGGAAACTTTTCTATCAGCTTTTGGGTTACAGGAAAATGTCCTAA